From one Streptomyces sp. NBC_01478 genomic stretch:
- a CDS encoding bifunctional serine/threonine-protein kinase/ABC transporter substrate-binding protein — translation MSEPLRSSDPSRIAGFRLLRRLGAGGMGVVYLGRTDSGALAAVKVIRGEGAGDDGFRARFAREVELARRVDSPWVVPVLDADAETREPWLATAFVPGPSIAEAVAAHGPLPSQAVRVLGGLLAGALDAVHTAGLVHRDVKPGNVLLALDGPRLIDFGIARAADDTTLTASGLVVGTPGFLAPEQAEGQPATSASDVFALGCVLAYASTGTPPFGTGTPDALMYRTVHDEPELGRVEGELRSLVERCLAKDPDGRPTADDIRGLFTDDAPDASGGWLPDPVARMVAARAAESLAFPDVEPTVVDDPAVPTRHPGRRRLLLAGGALLLAGGGTGAAVWASGDDEKPVASVGRPVYVLGVHTTTGTAEAAVSRASERAARLAVAEHNATRKRSYDMKVKVLADRGDADTAQAVAREFTADRNVVAVLGPVAELPMQRAAAVYGAAGLTHVSSTTGQQDYFLTSPKTSFQSGPAHAALGGWIGLHAYITQQVVPAGVVIDRAGGPAVQDQGTQVVSNWRNVLKSEVVPRVVAEDTDDGPKAVREVLAAGVKAFVYLGPLDATVRTARALATAGFTGPRWMQHQLYGSDFPRLAGAAGEGWYVVTDAVDPSVLTTKRAKDFTAAWRKRYGSTPEPHATEAYDSAKMLLAEFARTVPAGARRRPVRADLAVRLAKVKYQGIARTYAFGDFHQYDNSSTGWADETFVHEVRGGRFRQLGSLGDLNRAAQSQG, via the coding sequence GTGAGCGAGCCGCTGCGGTCCTCCGACCCGTCCCGCATCGCGGGGTTCCGGCTGCTGCGGCGGCTCGGCGCGGGCGGCATGGGCGTCGTCTACCTCGGGCGCACCGACTCCGGGGCACTCGCCGCGGTCAAGGTGATCCGGGGCGAGGGCGCCGGTGACGACGGCTTCCGGGCCCGGTTCGCGCGGGAGGTGGAGCTGGCGCGGCGGGTGGACAGCCCCTGGGTGGTTCCCGTCCTGGACGCGGACGCCGAGACGCGCGAACCGTGGCTGGCCACCGCGTTCGTCCCCGGACCTTCCATCGCGGAGGCGGTGGCCGCGCACGGCCCGCTGCCGTCGCAGGCCGTACGTGTCCTGGGCGGGCTGCTGGCCGGGGCTCTGGACGCCGTGCACACGGCCGGGCTCGTGCACCGGGACGTCAAGCCGGGCAACGTACTGCTCGCCCTGGACGGACCGCGCCTGATCGACTTCGGCATCGCGCGCGCCGCCGACGACACGACGCTGACCGCGTCGGGGCTCGTGGTCGGCACCCCCGGTTTCCTCGCCCCGGAGCAGGCCGAGGGGCAGCCCGCCACGTCCGCGAGCGACGTCTTCGCGCTGGGCTGCGTGCTGGCGTACGCCTCGACCGGCACGCCTCCCTTCGGCACCGGGACACCGGACGCCCTGATGTACCGCACGGTCCACGACGAGCCGGAACTCGGCCGCGTGGAGGGCGAGTTGCGGTCCCTGGTGGAACGCTGCCTGGCCAAGGACCCGGACGGGCGGCCCACGGCCGACGACATACGGGGCTTGTTCACCGATGACGCTCCGGACGCCTCCGGCGGCTGGCTCCCCGACCCCGTCGCCCGGATGGTCGCCGCACGGGCCGCCGAGAGCCTCGCCTTCCCGGACGTCGAACCCACGGTCGTGGATGATCCGGCCGTCCCCACCCGGCACCCGGGACGGCGCCGTCTGCTGCTGGCCGGCGGCGCGCTGCTGCTCGCGGGCGGCGGGACCGGGGCGGCGGTGTGGGCGTCGGGGGACGACGAGAAACCGGTCGCGAGCGTCGGGCGTCCCGTGTACGTCCTCGGCGTGCACACGACCACCGGCACAGCCGAGGCCGCCGTCAGCCGGGCCTCCGAACGCGCCGCCCGCCTCGCCGTCGCCGAGCACAACGCCACGCGGAAGCGCTCCTACGACATGAAGGTGAAGGTCCTCGCCGACCGGGGCGACGCGGACACCGCACAGGCGGTGGCCCGTGAGTTCACCGCCGACCGGAACGTCGTCGCCGTACTGGGACCGGTCGCCGAGCTCCCCATGCAGAGAGCCGCGGCCGTCTACGGTGCGGCGGGGCTGACCCACGTCTCCAGCACCACGGGCCAGCAGGACTACTTCCTGACGTCGCCGAAGACCTCGTTCCAGAGCGGCCCCGCCCACGCCGCGCTGGGCGGCTGGATCGGACTGCACGCCTACATCACCCAACAGGTGGTGCCGGCCGGTGTCGTGATCGACCGGGCCGGGGGTCCGGCCGTCCAGGACCAGGGCACCCAGGTGGTCAGCAACTGGCGCAACGTCCTCAAGAGCGAGGTCGTGCCCCGCGTCGTCGCGGAGGACACGGACGACGGCCCGAAGGCGGTGCGCGAGGTGCTCGCCGCCGGCGTCAAGGCCTTCGTGTACCTGGGCCCCCTGGACGCCACCGTCCGCACGGCCCGGGCCCTGGCCACGGCCGGCTTCACCGGGCCGCGCTGGATGCAGCACCAGCTCTACGGCTCGGACTTCCCGCGCCTCGCGGGCGCGGCGGGCGAGGGCTGGTACGTGGTCACGGACGCCGTGGACCCCTCCGTACTGACGACGAAGCGGGCCAAGGACTTCACCGCGGCCTGGCGGAAGCGCTACGGCAGCACCCCGGAGCCGCACGCGACCGAGGCGTACGACAGTGCGAAAATGCTGCTCGCCGAGTTCGCCCGCACGGTCCCGGCCGGGGCACGCCGGCGTCCGGTGCGAGCCGATCTCGCCGTACGGCTGGCGAAGGTGAAGTACCAGGGCATCGCCCGCACGTATGCCTTCGGCGACTTCCACCAGTACGACAACAGCTCGACGGGCTGGGCGGACGAGACCTTCGTCCACGAGGTCCGCGGCGGGCGGTTCCGGCAACTGGGATCGCTCGGCGATCTGAATCGCGCGGCGCAGAGCCAGGGCTGA
- a CDS encoding bifunctional serine/threonine-protein kinase/ABC transporter substrate-binding protein has product MERLLPTDPSLIGGHRLAGRLGAGGMGVVYLARSPHGAWCALKVIRAEYADDPGFRARFRREAELASRLTSRWTVPVVAADADARSPWLATAYVPGPSLAEAVALRGPWPEAQLRSLGAVLAEALDGVHAAGLVHRDVKPANVLLAADGPRLIDFGIARAVGATALTTDGSVVGSPGYLSPEQARGHSVGPPSDVFSLGCVLAHTATGRPPFGTGGAAAVLYRTVGQEPDLDGIPESLGRTVRRCLAKEPDQRPSARELRDVFGEFAVAEWLPEGLPALVAARAARVLDLPVPDPTMLADTSPADAPPSPTRRRLLVAGAALGVTAVAGAGAWWEWGRAGASTNTGSVRRDRHVVTLLGSLNDPYFTNHKRGALLAVEQHNQDARRTVDLVLRTADDGGTAAGSAAAAARLAADPDVSVVIAAGTNATVPAVLPPCTKARLTVLITRADTGAVDVVNTTSALVLRVTQIVGPFAAVIYLNRVVKPARTVVVHDLATEVESLATVRIITVYGKLDGGTSVEEVAADEDFTGVARRIAARPRDAVFFGGVSPDRAAACARALRDAGHRGARVASEHVLGAPFLAAGEDWRIATGYTDANADTRTKAFAAAFRARHGRAPGPWAAEAYDAVRFAAHGLASVGDDGRTALRSELLRRPWQGITRLMSFDASTQFFETSDDGGGFLFRVTGGAARFVARSADIGKKT; this is encoded by the coding sequence GTGGAACGGCTACTGCCCACCGATCCGTCCCTGATCGGCGGGCACCGGCTCGCCGGACGGCTCGGCGCGGGCGGCATGGGCGTCGTCTATCTGGCGCGCTCGCCGCACGGCGCGTGGTGCGCGCTGAAGGTGATCCGCGCCGAGTACGCCGACGACCCCGGCTTCCGCGCCCGTTTCCGCCGCGAGGCCGAGCTCGCGTCGCGCCTCACCAGCCGGTGGACCGTGCCGGTCGTCGCGGCCGACGCCGACGCCCGCTCCCCGTGGCTGGCCACCGCCTATGTGCCCGGCCCGTCCCTCGCCGAGGCCGTCGCACTGCGCGGACCCTGGCCCGAGGCGCAGTTGCGCAGTCTCGGTGCCGTGCTGGCCGAGGCACTGGACGGAGTGCACGCGGCCGGGCTGGTCCACCGGGACGTGAAGCCCGCGAATGTGTTGCTGGCCGCGGACGGGCCGCGGCTGATCGACTTCGGGATCGCGCGGGCCGTCGGCGCGACCGCGCTCACCACGGACGGCTCCGTCGTCGGCTCCCCCGGCTACCTCTCCCCCGAACAGGCCCGCGGGCACAGTGTCGGCCCGCCCAGCGACGTCTTCTCACTCGGCTGCGTCCTCGCCCACACGGCCACCGGCCGCCCGCCGTTCGGCACCGGCGGCGCCGCGGCCGTGCTGTACCGGACCGTCGGGCAGGAACCGGACCTGGACGGCATCCCGGAAAGCCTCGGCCGGACCGTACGACGATGTCTGGCCAAGGAACCGGACCAGCGCCCGAGCGCCCGTGAACTCCGCGACGTCTTCGGTGAGTTCGCCGTGGCCGAGTGGCTGCCCGAAGGGCTGCCGGCCCTGGTCGCCGCCCGTGCCGCACGCGTCCTCGACCTGCCCGTTCCCGACCCCACCATGCTCGCCGACACCTCCCCCGCGGACGCGCCGCCCTCGCCCACCCGGCGGCGCCTGCTCGTCGCGGGAGCCGCACTCGGCGTCACCGCGGTGGCCGGGGCGGGCGCGTGGTGGGAGTGGGGCCGGGCCGGCGCGTCGACGAACACCGGCTCCGTACGGCGCGACCGCCACGTGGTCACGCTGCTCGGCAGCCTGAACGACCCCTATTTCACCAACCACAAGCGCGGCGCCCTCCTCGCCGTCGAGCAGCACAACCAGGACGCCCGACGCACCGTCGACCTCGTGCTGCGCACCGCCGACGACGGCGGGACCGCGGCGGGCTCCGCCGCGGCGGCCGCGCGGCTGGCCGCCGACCCGGACGTGTCCGTGGTGATCGCCGCGGGCACGAACGCGACCGTGCCCGCGGTGCTGCCGCCGTGTACGAAGGCCCGGCTGACCGTGCTCATCACCCGGGCCGACACCGGCGCGGTCGACGTCGTCAACACCACCAGCGCCCTCGTGCTGCGCGTCACCCAGATCGTCGGCCCGTTCGCGGCGGTGATCTATCTGAACCGGGTCGTCAAACCCGCCCGCACGGTGGTCGTGCACGACCTGGCCACCGAGGTGGAGAGTCTGGCCACGGTCCGCATCATCACGGTCTACGGCAAGCTCGACGGCGGGACGTCGGTGGAGGAGGTCGCCGCGGACGAGGACTTCACCGGGGTCGCCCGCCGTATCGCCGCCCGCCCTCGCGACGCCGTCTTCTTCGGCGGGGTGAGTCCGGACCGCGCCGCGGCCTGCGCCCGCGCGCTGCGGGACGCCGGCCACCGGGGCGCCCGGGTCGCGAGCGAGCACGTCCTCGGCGCCCCCTTCCTGGCCGCCGGCGAGGACTGGAGGATCGCTACGGGCTACACGGACGCGAACGCCGACACCCGTACCAAGGCGTTCGCCGCCGCGTTCCGGGCCCGCCATGGACGCGCGCCGGGCCCCTGGGCGGCCGAGGCGTACGACGCCGTCCGGTTCGCCGCCCACGGCCTGGCCTCCGTCGGAGACGACGGCCGCACCGCCCTGCGCTCGGAACTCCTGCGCCGCCCCTGGCAGGGCATCACCCGCCTCATGAGCTTCGACGCCTCAACGCAGTTCTTCGAGACCAGCGACGACGGCGGAGGCTTCCTGTTCCGGGTGACCGGCGGAGCCGCCCGGTTCGTGGCGCGGTCCGCCGACATCGGCAAGAAAACGTGA